From Frankiales bacterium, one genomic window encodes:
- a CDS encoding DUF4386 family protein → MSTSVRTDSSAIASTGAVRAQPASSPRRVARIAGASYLAMFLLALVGSALVVQGVLGADGPRAMWDAVAGSPGQVRLGVAAFLVIVVLDVVIAWALHVLLRRVDRDVSLAAAWLRLAYSAVLAVAVAQLWLGAQLVDRATGAPTEVEVAQASSALEAFHSTWMLGLGLFGLHLVLVGRLVTRSRLAPAPLGHLLVAAGTAYVLDTVLRVVLPDYDVVSGVMLVVVAATSIVGEVWLGLWLLVSRRVGRTAVSGARALSA, encoded by the coding sequence ATGAGCACGTCCGTCCGTACCGACAGCAGCGCGATCGCGAGCACCGGCGCGGTGCGCGCGCAGCCCGCGTCGTCCCCCCGCCGCGTCGCCCGCATCGCGGGTGCGTCCTACCTCGCCATGTTCCTGCTCGCGCTCGTGGGGAGCGCCCTCGTGGTGCAGGGCGTGCTCGGCGCCGACGGGCCCCGGGCCATGTGGGACGCGGTCGCCGGCTCCCCGGGCCAGGTGCGCCTGGGCGTGGCCGCGTTCCTGGTCATCGTGGTGCTCGACGTCGTCATCGCGTGGGCCCTGCACGTGCTGCTGCGCCGGGTCGACCGGGACGTCTCGCTGGCGGCGGCCTGGTTGCGGCTCGCGTACTCCGCGGTGCTCGCCGTGGCCGTGGCGCAGCTGTGGCTGGGGGCGCAGCTGGTGGACCGGGCGACCGGTGCACCCACCGAGGTCGAGGTCGCGCAGGCGAGCTCCGCGCTCGAGGCGTTCCACTCCACGTGGATGCTCGGCCTCGGGCTGTTCGGGCTCCACCTCGTCCTGGTGGGTCGGCTCGTCACCCGCTCACGGCTGGCACCCGCGCCGCTCGGGCACCTGCTCGTCGCCGCCGGCACGGCGTACGTGCTCGACACCGTGCTGCGCGTCGTCCTGCCGGACTACGACGTCGTGTCCGGCGTGATGCTCGTGGTGGTCGCGGCGACCTCGATCGTCGGAGAGGTGTGGCTGGGCCTGTGGCTCCTCGTCTCGCGCCGCGTCGGACGTACGGCCGTGTCGGGAGCGCGTGCGCTGTCGGCGTAA
- a CDS encoding reductase: MRLLVLGGTQFVGHALVAEALARGWDVTVANRGLSGPPAPGVTAVVLDRTQPGAFDVLGDATYDLVADTWAGAPSVVRDAARALAGRTGRWLYVSSRSVYAWPIERGADESAPVVDGDPDAAATEYAQDKRGGELAAERALGADRVVHLRAGLILGPRDNVGRLPWWLRRMALGGPTLAPDRPGLPIQYVDPRDLAALGLDASADGRSGPVDVVSPPGAATLGDLLGACIATTRSDAELVWVEPRFLLDAQVAPWTELPVWLPEDDEAYALHTSDVTRALDWGLRIRPLAETVDDCWSWVQAVDRDGTAPPPRDGIGIDPAREAALLAAWAAR; this comes from the coding sequence ATGAGGCTGCTGGTGCTCGGGGGTACGCAGTTCGTGGGCCACGCGCTGGTGGCCGAGGCGCTCGCCCGCGGCTGGGACGTCACGGTCGCCAACCGCGGGCTGTCCGGGCCGCCGGCGCCGGGCGTCACCGCTGTGGTGCTCGACCGCACGCAGCCCGGCGCCTTCGACGTCCTGGGGGACGCGACGTACGACCTGGTCGCGGACACCTGGGCCGGGGCGCCGTCGGTGGTGCGCGACGCCGCGCGGGCGCTGGCGGGGCGGACCGGGCGGTGGCTGTACGTGTCGAGCCGGTCGGTCTACGCCTGGCCGATCGAACGCGGCGCGGACGAGAGCGCGCCGGTGGTCGACGGCGACCCGGACGCCGCGGCCACGGAGTACGCCCAGGACAAGCGCGGCGGCGAGCTGGCGGCGGAGCGCGCCCTGGGCGCCGACCGCGTCGTGCACCTGAGGGCGGGGCTGATCCTCGGCCCGCGCGACAACGTCGGCCGCCTCCCGTGGTGGCTGCGCCGCATGGCCCTCGGGGGGCCCACCCTCGCGCCGGACCGTCCCGGCCTGCCCATCCAGTACGTCGACCCCCGCGACCTCGCCGCCCTCGGGCTCGACGCCTCCGCCGACGGCCGCAGCGGGCCGGTCGACGTCGTGAGCCCGCCCGGCGCGGCCACCCTCGGCGACCTGCTCGGCGCGTGCATCGCGACGACCCGCTCCGACGCCGAGCTGGTCTGGGTCGAGCCCCGGTTCCTCCTCGACGCGCAGGTCGCGCCGTGGACCGAGCTCCCGGTCTGGCTGCCCGAGGACGACGAGGCCTACGCCCTGCACACCTCGGACGTCACCCGCGCGCTCGACTGGGGGCTGCGGATCCGCCCGCTGGCCGAGACCGTCGACGACTGCTGGTCGTGGGTGCAGGCGGTCGACCGCGACGGCACCGCCCCGCCGCCCCGCGACGGCATCGGGATCGACCCGGCGAGGGAAGCCGCCCTGCTGGCCGCCTGGGCCGCCCGCTGA
- the leuA gene encoding 2-isopropylmalate synthase — translation MRHRRPAIRDDAHGAGGPRRGVCYPARRCRSWPSSLAAAARPRPASSLRGAVVPVDRPTPAPAPNPARNPVTSTPYDVRNAQQPSPMAWRRYSPFTPVPLADRTWPSRTITQAPRWCAVDLRDGNQALIDPMTPARKLRMFQLLVGMGYKEIEVGFPSASQTDFDFVRQLIESDLIPDDVVIQVLTQAREPLIERTYEAIAGAPQAIVHLYNSTSTLQRRVVFGLDRDGIKDIAVHGAQLVRKYAENLTGTEVYYEYSPESFTGTELEFAVEVCDAVFDVWEPTPDRKAIVNLPATVEMATPNVYADAIEWMHRHLARRDSLVLSLHPHNDRGTGVAAAELGYMAGADRIEGCLFGNGERTGNVCLVTLGMNLMSQGIDPQIDFRDIDEIRRTVEYCNQLPVNERHPYGGDLVFTAFSGSHQDAINKGLAAMQRDADAAGVPVDDFRWEVPYLPIDPKDVGRTYEAVIRVNSQSGKGGVAYIMKTEHKLDLPRRLQIEFSAVVQRVTDSEGGEVTPAAMWEYFQDEYLPNPAAPWGRFALRSIAQDSTVDGETSVRVAITDRGEDVEITGAGNGPIAAFCEALAGYGVDVRVLDYHEHAMSAGGDAAAASYLECAVGGRVLWGVGIDPSIVTSSLKAVVSAVNRAERDAAG, via the coding sequence ATGCGACACCGGCGTCCCGCGATCCGAGACGATGCGCACGGGGCGGGCGGTCCGCGGCGCGGGGTTTGCTACCCTGCTCGACGATGTCGTTCGTGGCCCTCCTCCTTAGCGGCCGCAGCGAGGCCTAGGCCGGCCTCCTCGCTGCGGGGTGCTGTCGTGCCGGTCGATCGCCCGACCCCGGCACCCGCCCCGAACCCAGCGAGGAACCCCGTGACCAGCACCCCGTACGACGTCCGCAACGCGCAGCAGCCCTCCCCCATGGCGTGGCGGCGCTACTCCCCCTTCACGCCCGTGCCGCTCGCCGACCGCACGTGGCCGAGCCGCACGATCACGCAGGCGCCGCGCTGGTGCGCGGTCGACCTGCGCGACGGCAACCAGGCGCTCATCGACCCGATGACCCCGGCGCGCAAGCTGCGCATGTTCCAGCTGCTCGTCGGGATGGGCTACAAGGAGATCGAGGTCGGGTTCCCCTCGGCCAGCCAGACCGACTTCGACTTCGTCCGCCAGCTCATCGAGAGCGACCTCATCCCCGACGACGTCGTCATCCAGGTGCTGACCCAGGCGCGCGAGCCCCTGATCGAGCGCACCTACGAGGCCATCGCCGGCGCCCCGCAGGCGATCGTGCACCTCTACAACTCGACCTCGACCCTGCAGCGGCGCGTGGTGTTCGGCCTGGACCGCGACGGCATCAAGGACATCGCCGTGCACGGGGCCCAGCTCGTGCGCAAGTACGCCGAGAACCTCACCGGCACCGAGGTCTACTACGAGTACTCCCCCGAGTCGTTCACCGGCACCGAGCTCGAGTTCGCGGTGGAGGTGTGCGACGCGGTGTTCGACGTGTGGGAGCCGACGCCGGACCGCAAGGCGATCGTCAACCTCCCCGCCACGGTCGAGATGGCGACGCCGAACGTCTACGCCGACGCCATCGAGTGGATGCACCGCCACCTGGCCCGGCGCGACTCCCTGGTGCTCTCGCTGCACCCGCACAACGACCGCGGCACCGGGGTCGCGGCCGCGGAGCTCGGCTACATGGCCGGCGCGGACCGCATCGAGGGCTGCCTGTTCGGCAACGGCGAGCGCACCGGCAACGTGTGCCTGGTGACGCTCGGGATGAACCTCATGAGCCAGGGCATCGACCCGCAGATCGACTTCCGCGACATCGACGAGATCCGTCGCACCGTCGAGTACTGCAACCAGCTGCCGGTCAACGAGCGCCACCCCTACGGCGGCGACCTGGTGTTCACCGCCTTCTCGGGCTCGCACCAGGACGCCATCAACAAGGGGCTCGCGGCCATGCAGCGCGACGCCGACGCCGCGGGCGTCCCGGTCGACGACTTCCGCTGGGAGGTCCCCTACCTGCCGATCGACCCCAAGGACGTCGGTCGCACGTACGAGGCGGTCATCCGGGTCAACTCGCAGTCCGGCAAGGGCGGCGTCGCGTACATCATGAAGACCGAGCACAAGCTCGACCTGCCGCGCCGGCTGCAGATCGAGTTCAGCGCGGTGGTGCAGCGGGTGACCGACAGCGAGGGCGGCGAGGTCACGCCGGCGGCGATGTGGGAGTACTTCCAGGACGAGTACCTGCCCAACCCGGCCGCGCCGTGGGGCCGGTTCGCGCTGCGCAGCATCGCGCAGGACTCGACCGTCGACGGCGAGACCAGCGTGCGGGTCGCCATCACCGACCGCGGCGAGGACGTCGAGATCACCGGCGCCGGCAACGGCCCCATCGCGGCGTTCTGCGAGGCGCTGGCGGGCTACGGCGTCGACGTGCGCGTGCTCGACTACCACGAGCACGCGATGTCGGCCGGCGGCGACGCGGCCGCGGCGTCCTACCTCGAGTGCGCGGTCGGCGGCCGCGTGCTGTGGGGCGTCGGCATCGACCCGTCGATCGTGACGTCGTCGCTCAAGGCCGTGGTGAGCGCCGTCAACCGCGCGGAGCGCGACGCCGCCGGCTGA
- a CDS encoding 3-isopropylmalate dehydrogenase, producing MTTYDLAVVPGDGIGTEVVAEGLKVLDAVAARHGLSFARTEYDLGARRYNATGEVLPDSVLEELGGADAILLGAVGDPSVPPGVLERGLLLRLRFALDHHVNLRPVKLFPGVATPLAGKGPEHIDMVVCREGTEGPYAGAGGSLRTGTRHEVATEESLNTAFGVERIVRDAFARAQRRRGRVTLVHKTNVLVHAGGLWQRTFDAVAAEFPDVATDYCHVDAATMFFITNPERFDVVVTDNLFGDIITDIGAAIAGGIGLAASGNLDVSRTHPSMFEPVHGSAPDIAGQGKADPTATVLSVAMLLDHLGEEKAAAEVEAAVAADLAARGSAVRSTAEIGDALAERVAG from the coding sequence ATGACGACCTACGACCTCGCGGTGGTCCCCGGCGACGGGATCGGCACCGAGGTGGTGGCCGAGGGACTCAAGGTGCTCGACGCCGTCGCCGCCCGGCACGGGCTGTCGTTCGCCCGCACGGAGTACGACCTCGGCGCGCGCCGCTACAACGCCACCGGCGAGGTGCTGCCGGACTCCGTGCTCGAGGAGCTCGGCGGCGCGGACGCGATCCTCCTGGGCGCGGTGGGCGACCCGAGCGTGCCGCCGGGGGTGCTCGAGCGCGGCCTGCTGCTGCGCCTGCGCTTCGCGCTCGACCACCACGTGAACCTGCGCCCGGTGAAGCTGTTCCCTGGCGTGGCCACGCCGCTGGCCGGCAAGGGCCCCGAGCACATCGACATGGTGGTCTGCCGCGAGGGCACCGAGGGGCCGTACGCCGGTGCCGGCGGCAGCCTGCGCACCGGGACGCGGCACGAGGTGGCGACCGAGGAGAGCCTCAACACGGCCTTCGGCGTCGAGCGCATCGTGCGCGACGCCTTCGCTCGCGCGCAGCGCCGCCGGGGCCGGGTGACCCTGGTGCACAAGACCAACGTGCTGGTGCACGCCGGCGGCCTGTGGCAGCGCACCTTCGACGCCGTCGCCGCGGAGTTCCCGGACGTCGCGACCGACTACTGCCACGTCGACGCGGCCACGATGTTCTTCATCACGAACCCCGAGCGGTTCGACGTCGTCGTCACCGACAACCTGTTCGGCGACATCATCACCGACATCGGCGCCGCGATCGCCGGGGGCATCGGGCTGGCGGCCAGCGGCAACCTCGACGTCAGCCGCACCCACCCCAGCATGTTCGAGCCCGTGCACGGCTCGGCCCCGGACATCGCCGGGCAGGGCAAGGCCGACCCCACGGCCACCGTGCTGTCCGTCGCGATGCTGCTCGACCACCTCGGCGAGGAGAAGGCGGCCGCGGAGGTCGAGGCGGCCGTCGCGGCCGACCTCGCCGCGCGCGGGTCGGCCGTGCGCAGCACCGCCGAGATCGGCGACGCGCTCGCGGAGCGAGTAGCCGGCTGA